The Rhodospirillaceae bacterium genome has a window encoding:
- a CDS encoding acyl carrier protein produces the protein MSDVADRVKKIVVEHLGVEEAKVTETASFIDDLGADSLDTVELVMAFEEEFGCEIPDDAAEKILTVKDAITFIEANAS, from the coding sequence ATGAGTGACGTCGCGGATCGCGTAAAGAAAATTGTTGTCGAACATCTCGGCGTTGAAGAAGCCAAGGTGACAGAAACCGCCAGCTTCATTGATGACCTGGGGGCTGACAGTCTTGATACCGTTGAATTGGTGATGGCCTTTGAAGAGGAATTTGGGTGCGAAATTCCTGATGATGCCGCTGAGAAAATCCTGACGGTTAAAGATGCCATTACCTTCATCGAAGCCAACGCATCTTAA
- the fabF gene encoding beta-ketoacyl-ACP synthase II, with protein MTRIVITGLGLLTPLGRGVEGNWKSLTESKSGIRAIDAFDVSDLPCRIGGQVPQEEGHPYRFDVDSLISPKERKRMDDFIVFGLAAADDAIADSGWVPETDHDRERTGVIIGSGIGGLQTIYENSLTLLEKGPRRISPFFIPSSLINLVSGQVSIKHGFKGPNHAIVTACSTGAHAIGDAARMIKYGDADVMVAGGAEAALCRLGLAGFAAAKALSTGYNDTPEKGSRPWDKGRDGFVMGEGAGVVVVESYEHAKARGAKIYAEVLGYGLSGDAYHITAPADDGDGGFRAMRGAIADAGLTPGDIDYVNAHGTSTPKGDEIELGAVKRLFGDQAYKLSMSSTKSAIGHLLGAAGSVEAIFSVLALKHQMAPPTLNLDDPSDSCDIDLVPHTAKSRDIRFALSNSFGFGGTNASLVLGPAP; from the coding sequence ATGACACGGATTGTTATCACTGGCCTTGGCCTGCTCACGCCGCTTGGCCGCGGCGTCGAGGGCAACTGGAAATCTTTGACAGAGTCGAAGTCCGGTATTCGGGCTATTGATGCGTTTGATGTTTCAGATTTGCCCTGCCGCATTGGTGGACAAGTTCCTCAGGAAGAGGGGCATCCCTATCGGTTTGATGTTGATTCTCTGATCTCGCCTAAAGAACGTAAGCGGATGGATGATTTTATCGTCTTTGGCCTGGCGGCTGCGGACGATGCCATTGCTGATTCTGGTTGGGTGCCTGAGACCGATCATGACCGCGAACGGACCGGTGTTATCATCGGGTCGGGGATCGGCGGTCTTCAAACCATTTACGAGAACTCTCTGACGCTGTTGGAAAAAGGGCCGCGGCGGATTTCGCCGTTCTTTATTCCATCAAGTTTGATCAATTTGGTCTCCGGTCAGGTTTCTATTAAGCACGGCTTTAAAGGCCCAAATCATGCCATTGTAACGGCGTGCTCTACGGGGGCGCATGCCATTGGTGATGCTGCCCGTATGATCAAATACGGTGACGCTGACGTGATGGTCGCAGGTGGCGCAGAGGCGGCCCTCTGTCGCCTCGGGCTTGCTGGGTTTGCCGCCGCAAAGGCTTTGTCGACGGGCTATAATGACACCCCAGAAAAAGGCTCCCGCCCCTGGGATAAAGGCCGCGATGGTTTTGTCATGGGCGAAGGCGCTGGTGTTGTGGTGGTCGAGAGCTATGAACACGCCAAAGCGCGTGGGGCAAAAATATATGCCGAAGTGCTGGGCTATGGTTTGTCTGGCGATGCGTATCATATTACCGCACCAGCGGATGATGGGGATGGTGGGTTCCGGGCTATGCGCGGGGCCATTGCTGATGCTGGTTTGACACCAGGCGATATTGATTATGTGAACGCCCATGGCACTTCGACGCCAAAGGGAGATGAGATTGAACTTGGCGCTGTGAAACGCCTGTTCGGCGATCAAGCCTATAAACTCTCTATGTCCTCTACTAAATCGGCCATCGGCCACTTACTGGGCGCCGCGGGCAGCGTGGAAGCCATCTTCTCGGTGTTGGCGCTCAAACATCAGATGGCTCCGCCAACCCTGAACCTCGACGACCCGTCGGACAGTTGCGATATCGATTTGGTGCCACATACCGCCAAGTCCCGAGATATTCGCTTCGCGCTGTCTAACTCTTTTGGGTTTGGCGGCACGAATGCCTCCCTGGTTCTTGGCCCGGCCCCGTAA
- the fabG gene encoding 3-oxoacyl-[acyl-carrier-protein] reductase produces MFDLTGKTALVTGATGGIGGAIARSLHAQGATVVVSGTREPLLAELVSALGARAHAVPCNLSDKDAVEALIGHAESAAGPLDILVNNAGITRDGLIMRMKDEDFTDVIGVNLEVAFRLARSVVRGMMKRRSGRIISITSVVGVTGNAGQVNYAASKAGLIGFTKSLAQEVASRGITANCVAPGFISTAMTEALSDAQRDTMMAAIPAGRFGESKDVAAAVAYLASNEAAYVTGQTLHVNGGMAMV; encoded by the coding sequence ATGTTTGATTTGACAGGTAAGACAGCCCTGGTGACGGGGGCGACAGGCGGGATCGGTGGGGCTATCGCGCGATCTTTGCATGCACAAGGCGCGACGGTTGTGGTTTCTGGAACCCGCGAGCCACTGCTTGCTGAGTTGGTCTCGGCCCTTGGCGCGCGGGCCCATGCTGTGCCCTGCAATTTGTCTGATAAGGACGCGGTTGAAGCGCTGATTGGCCATGCGGAGTCTGCCGCTGGGCCTTTGGATATTCTGGTCAATAATGCCGGCATCACCCGTGATGGCTTGATTATGCGCATGAAAGATGAAGACTTCACGGATGTGATTGGTGTCAATCTTGAGGTTGCATTCAGGCTGGCGCGCTCAGTTGTGAGAGGCATGATGAAACGTCGCTCCGGGCGCATCATTTCTATCACGTCTGTGGTTGGCGTGACTGGTAATGCGGGGCAGGTGAACTATGCCGCCTCTAAAGCTGGCCTGATCGGTTTTACAAAATCGCTTGCCCAAGAAGTGGCCAGTCGCGGCATTACGGCAAACTGTGTGGCGCCCGGGTTTATTTCAACGGCGATGACAGAAGCGCTGAGTGATGCCCAACGCGACACCATGATGGCGGCGATTCCGGCGGGCCGATTTGGTGAAAGTAAAGATGTGGCCGCAGCCGTAGCGTACCTTGCCTCAAACGAGGCCGCTTATGTGACCGGTCAGACTCTGCATGTGAATGGCGGAATGGCGATGGTTTAA
- the rpsR gene encoding 30S ribosomal protein S18, protein MTRKPFFRRRKSCPFTGSNAPKIDYKDIKLLQRYISERGKIVPSRITAVSAKKQRELARAIKRARFLALLPYVLSE, encoded by the coding sequence ATGACACGTAAACCCTTTTTCCGCCGCCGCAAAAGCTGCCCGTTTACCGGGTCAAATGCACCGAAGATTGACTATAAAGACATCAAGCTTCTGCAGCGATACATCTCCGAGCGTGGCAAGATTGTGCCCAGCCGGATCACTGCGGTCTCAGCAAAGAAACAACGTGAATTGGCGCGCGCCATCAAACGCGCCCGCTTCTTAGCTTTGCTGCCCTACGTGCTAAGCGAGTAG
- the fabD gene encoding ACP S-malonyltransferase, which produces MSWAYVFPGQGSQAVGMGKELNDTFAEAKEVFQEVDEALQQSLSKLMFEGPDDDLTLTENAQPALMAVSLAVIRVLERQGNVSIKSTARYVAGHSLGEYSALAAAGALSLSDTARLLKIRGQAMQQAVPVGEGAMAALIGLDLDVAQEVASEAGRNGQVCAAANDNAPGQVVVSGHAEAVERAVELAKAKGAKRALMLTVSAPFHCSLMQPAADAMETALAAVDVKSPVVPLIANVTAASVIDPDDIRRLLVAQVTAMVRWRESVGLMREAGVDTLIEAGAGKVLTGLAKRIDRDITAVSLQTPGDIEDFLKTI; this is translated from the coding sequence ATGAGTTGGGCATACGTTTTTCCAGGGCAAGGATCTCAGGCCGTTGGCATGGGCAAAGAGCTAAATGATACTTTTGCAGAGGCCAAAGAGGTCTTTCAGGAAGTTGATGAAGCGCTGCAACAATCTCTCTCAAAGTTGATGTTTGAAGGGCCAGACGATGATTTGACCCTCACTGAAAACGCTCAACCAGCGCTGATGGCCGTCAGTCTGGCAGTGATCCGGGTGCTGGAGCGTCAGGGCAATGTCTCTATTAAAAGCACCGCCCGCTATGTGGCGGGGCATTCGCTTGGGGAATACTCTGCCCTTGCAGCGGCTGGTGCTTTGTCATTGTCTGACACCGCGCGTCTACTGAAAATACGGGGCCAGGCCATGCAACAAGCTGTGCCCGTTGGCGAAGGGGCTATGGCGGCTTTGATTGGCCTTGATCTGGATGTGGCGCAAGAAGTGGCTTCAGAGGCTGGGCGCAATGGTCAAGTGTGCGCGGCGGCCAACGATAATGCGCCCGGCCAAGTGGTGGTCTCAGGTCATGCGGAGGCTGTGGAGCGGGCCGTTGAACTGGCGAAGGCGAAAGGGGCCAAGCGCGCATTAATGCTGACCGTCAGCGCGCCATTTCATTGTTCTCTGATGCAGCCGGCGGCCGATGCTATGGAAACGGCTTTGGCGGCGGTGGACGTTAAATCTCCTGTGGTGCCTTTAATCGCCAATGTAACAGCGGCCAGTGTGATTGACCCTGACGATATTCGCCGTCTGCTGGTTGCCCAGGTCACCGCCATGGTCCGCTGGCGGGAGAGTGTCGGGCTCATGCGTGAAGCCGGTGTTGATACGCTTATTGAAGCTGGTGCCGGCAAGGTTCTGACGGGCTTGGCAAAGCGGATTGATCGCGACATCACGGCGGTTAGCTTGCAGACTCCGGGCGATATCGAAGATTTTCTGAAGACCATTTAA
- the rpsF gene encoding 30S ribosomal protein S6, whose translation MPLYESVVIARQDISAAQVDTLADELTQILEENGGKVAKREHWGLRSLMFRIKKNRKGHYVLFNVDAPPAAVSEYERRMRINEDILRYLTIRVEEHEEGQSSILTNKGRPAGRREGGTGGGGGGGGGRFDSGRGRPPRDDNASAAPRGES comes from the coding sequence ATGCCACTCTACGAGAGCGTGGTCATTGCGCGTCAGGATATTTCGGCAGCTCAAGTCGATACTCTGGCAGACGAACTGACCCAGATTTTAGAAGAAAACGGCGGCAAAGTCGCCAAGCGCGAGCATTGGGGCCTTCGCAGCCTGATGTTCCGCATCAAGAAAAACCGCAAAGGCCATTACGTGCTGTTCAATGTCGATGCACCGCCCGCAGCGGTCAGCGAATACGAACGCCGGATGCGCATCAACGAAGACATTTTGCGTTACCTGACCATTCGTGTGGAAGAGCACGAAGAAGGTCAATCCTCCATTCTGACCAACAAAGGCCGTCCTGCCGGACGCCGTGAAGGTGGCACGGGTGGCGGTGGTGGCGGAGGCGGTGGTCGTTTTGACTCCGGTCGCGGTCGCCCCCCGCGTGACGACAATGCAAGTGCTGCTCCTAGAGGAGAAAGCTAA